Proteins from a genomic interval of Paenibacillus sp. RC334:
- a CDS encoding condensation domain-containing protein, whose product MGVHIPLSRIFDLQTIAELSAFIVGGQQQTYESIVPVTSEPFYPVSSAQKRMYALDQLGGGTAYHISGQLLIEGDLVVSKFIEAAREVILRHESFRTYFELQAGEIVQKNPGHDDV is encoded by the coding sequence TTGGGTGTACATATCCCGCTCAGCCGCATTTTCGATTTGCAAACGATTGCCGAACTTTCTGCATTTATTGTCGGAGGGCAGCAGCAAACATATGAATCGATTGTTCCTGTGACTTCCGAGCCTTTTTACCCGGTGTCTTCAGCCCAAAAAAGGATGTACGCACTGGATCAATTGGGTGGCGGAACAGCCTACCATATTTCAGGTCAGCTCCTCATAGAAGGAGACTTGGTAGTTTCAAAGTTTATTGAAGCTGCTAGGGAAGTTATTTTAAGACATGAGTCCTTCCGGACATATTTTGAACTGCAGGCTGGGGAGATTGTACAAAAAAATCCGGGACACGATGACGTTTGA
- a CDS encoding condensation domain-containing protein translates to MANKYSATESALNQHKAHVRQKLVKIIGNVTQLNEDEIEPQTHFLELGLDSITLSQVRHSIKDAFGFDIPMNEFFDTLTTLELLTNHVGERVVIPIESTNQKVVESPVEIPGNEIEHTAPYVLQTYEKQNLSMSAPVGLERILEQQLHLMSHQLEVMRDHTIAHVNTTTVYHPEEDSAKIVQAVKDSVSDLRKGAFLPDLPSNGSGPGLEKQALAVSMPPETETLGAQETVIALTPDQKQLWFATVSERNDSQSLHETALLRFCGPLQPEAFTEAVHTIVNRHEALRTFMNDDGETQVITSAMKISVPLHDFSDYSPDEQEHHVRNWLAKDSTIPFPLIPYTPLFRVQLLKISVVEHIGVFTFHHLIADGWSMGVFMRELEHIYSALVRNEAVTLPDPVSFRNYAVWQHDQLRSGGEEAVTFWSAVLKRSLPVLDLPSPVRGLQMPSSQGSRHTLVLEAPLVQRLRNVSIKLGNSLFITLLSAFQLFLHRLTGQKEVMVSVPTAGQAQMDAFSLIGNCVNMLPVISEVCSDVSFNSFAQTVKHRMNELEAYQKYSFAGLAPLGLKYLPVMNVVFNMDRPIPRFYFHQLDVEVLENEISFSKYELFLNVTEIQKQLRLDFDYNTDIFQENIVKTWSEYFLHLLHLIVENEEIRVSSISLLDVVGQERLRATWTDYVDSNGIYPCVLDAYKQPAPVGTAGEVYQASAVNGILGTTREWAYVEGGAKLLHIGHLDRSICIRGHQVNLEQLEKHLLQTFQLSDCLITPQTNEAGEVLHLTAYVVAAASKPWEESELKQAVNRLLPDYTRPRWCIKMDRIPLLANGEPDLQALLEVGDASVNAAKDVGSEVHAAEEKLTTIWKDVLNVSEVNRHESFFQLGGIH, encoded by the coding sequence ATGGCGAACAAGTATTCCGCGACAGAATCAGCCCTTAACCAGCACAAAGCCCATGTTAGACAAAAACTAGTCAAGATAATTGGAAATGTGACCCAACTTAACGAAGATGAAATAGAGCCACAAACGCATTTTTTAGAGCTAGGGCTGGATTCCATTACTCTATCTCAAGTCCGTCATAGCATCAAGGATGCGTTTGGATTTGACATACCTATGAATGAGTTTTTTGATACGCTAACTACGTTGGAATTGTTGACAAATCATGTGGGAGAAAGAGTAGTTATCCCCATTGAGTCTACGAATCAGAAGGTGGTAGAAAGTCCTGTGGAGATCCCAGGTAATGAGATAGAACATACGGCCCCTTATGTGTTACAAACGTATGAAAAACAGAACCTTTCGATGTCTGCGCCTGTGGGCTTAGAACGCATTTTGGAGCAACAGCTTCATTTAATGTCACATCAGCTTGAGGTGATGCGGGATCATACCATAGCACATGTGAACACTACCACTGTATATCACCCCGAGGAAGACAGTGCAAAGATCGTACAAGCAGTTAAGGACAGCGTAAGTGACCTTCGTAAAGGAGCCTTCCTACCCGACCTGCCGTCGAACGGAAGCGGCCCAGGTCTGGAAAAGCAAGCTTTAGCTGTATCCATGCCTCCGGAAACGGAGACATTGGGCGCTCAGGAAACTGTTATTGCACTGACCCCGGATCAAAAGCAGCTTTGGTTCGCTACGGTTTCAGAACGAAATGACTCACAATCTTTACATGAAACCGCTTTGCTACGTTTTTGTGGCCCGCTTCAGCCTGAAGCTTTTACCGAGGCAGTTCATACCATCGTGAACCGCCACGAAGCTTTGCGTACCTTTATGAATGATGATGGAGAGACACAAGTGATTACATCTGCAATGAAGATTAGCGTTCCATTGCATGATTTTAGCGACTACTCGCCAGATGAACAGGAACATCACGTCCGAAATTGGCTGGCCAAGGATAGCACAATTCCGTTCCCATTAATACCTTATACGCCATTATTCCGTGTTCAATTGCTGAAAATATCAGTCGTAGAGCACATTGGTGTATTTACCTTCCACCATTTGATTGCGGACGGCTGGTCGATGGGAGTGTTCATGCGGGAGTTAGAGCACATCTATTCCGCGTTAGTCCGCAATGAAGCTGTTACTCTACCCGATCCGGTATCATTTCGGAACTATGCTGTTTGGCAGCATGATCAGTTGAGGTCTGGAGGAGAGGAGGCTGTTACGTTTTGGTCGGCTGTACTAAAGAGGTCTCTGCCTGTGCTAGATTTACCTTCTCCGGTGCGTGGGCTGCAGATGCCATCTTCCCAAGGAAGCAGACATACTTTGGTTCTGGAGGCACCGTTAGTTCAACGGCTGAGAAACGTAAGTATCAAACTTGGAAACAGTTTATTCATCACCCTTTTATCTGCATTTCAGCTTTTTCTGCATCGCCTGACAGGCCAAAAAGAAGTGATGGTAAGCGTACCGACAGCAGGACAAGCGCAAATGGATGCTTTTTCGCTGATTGGTAACTGTGTGAATATGCTTCCGGTCATTAGCGAAGTGTGTTCTGACGTTTCATTTAATTCATTTGCCCAAACGGTCAAACACCGGATGAATGAGTTGGAAGCCTACCAGAAATACAGCTTTGCCGGACTGGCCCCATTAGGATTAAAATATTTGCCAGTAATGAACGTTGTGTTTAATATGGATCGGCCGATTCCTCGTTTTTACTTCCACCAATTGGATGTAGAAGTGCTTGAAAACGAAATATCTTTCAGTAAATACGAGCTGTTTTTGAACGTTACGGAGATACAGAAGCAGTTGCGTCTTGACTTTGACTATAATACAGATATTTTTCAAGAAAATATCGTTAAAACGTGGTCAGAATACTTCCTTCACCTGCTGCATTTAATTGTGGAGAATGAGGAAATTCGTGTATCCTCGATTTCTTTACTTGATGTTGTGGGACAGGAGCGGCTTCGGGCTACATGGACTGATTACGTCGATTCTAACGGTATTTATCCTTGCGTGCTTGATGCATACAAGCAACCAGCACCTGTCGGAACAGCAGGGGAGGTCTATCAGGCATCGGCAGTCAACGGAATTTTGGGAACGACCCGGGAATGGGCTTACGTGGAAGGTGGAGCGAAGCTTTTACATATCGGTCATTTGGACCGAAGCATCTGCATCCGCGGACATCAAGTGAATTTGGAACAACTGGAGAAACACTTGCTGCAAACTTTCCAACTAAGTGATTGCTTGATTACCCCGCAAACGAATGAAGCCGGTGAAGTATTGCATTTAACCGCCTATGTTGTGGCAGCCGCTTCAAAGCCTTGGGAAGAATCCGAGCTGAAGCAAGCTGTGAATAGACTCCTTCCGGATTATACGCGGCCTCGTTGGTGCATTAAGATGGATCGTATTCCTCTCTTAGCAAATGGAGAGCCGGATCTGCAGGCGCTGCTAGAAGTGGGAGATGCAAGTGTTAATGCAGCAAAGGATGTTGGTTCTGAGGTACATGCCGCTGAGGAGAAGCTGACGACTATTTGGAAGGACGTTTTGAATGTGTCCGAAGTTAACCGTCATGAATCCTTTTTCCAATTGGGGGGGATTCATTAA
- a CDS encoding class I SAM-dependent methyltransferase, protein MYVAQEWKDYEVVDTGGGEKLERWGDIVLRRPDPQIIWPLSQETAEWRDVHGHYHRSSSGGGSWDMKKPTPERWTISYGPLKFHIKPTSFKHTGLFPEQAANWSWMMDKIKGAGRPISVLNLFAYTGGATTAAAYAGASVVHVDAAKGMVQWAKENVQLSGLADRPVRFITDDVFKFVQREQRRGNRYDAIIMDPPSYGRGPNGETWKLEESLYPFLESCMSIISDQPLFMLINSYTTGISPTVLRNMLSMTMQQKYGGQISAGEIGLPITRSGLNLPCGILGRWEA, encoded by the coding sequence ATGTATGTAGCACAAGAATGGAAAGATTATGAAGTAGTAGATACAGGCGGCGGTGAAAAGCTGGAGCGTTGGGGCGATATTGTCCTGCGGCGGCCTGATCCGCAAATTATATGGCCGTTGTCCCAGGAAACAGCCGAGTGGCGCGATGTTCATGGACATTACCACCGCAGTTCCTCTGGGGGCGGTAGCTGGGATATGAAAAAGCCTACTCCCGAGCGTTGGACGATCAGCTACGGGCCGCTTAAATTCCACATTAAACCGACCAGCTTCAAGCATACTGGTCTTTTTCCGGAGCAAGCAGCGAACTGGAGCTGGATGATGGATAAAATTAAAGGCGCTGGCAGACCGATTTCGGTACTGAACCTGTTCGCCTACACTGGGGGAGCCACTACTGCCGCTGCGTATGCCGGGGCCAGTGTAGTTCACGTGGACGCCGCCAAGGGCATGGTACAGTGGGCGAAGGAGAACGTGCAATTGTCCGGCTTGGCCGACCGTCCGGTACGCTTCATTACGGACGATGTGTTCAAATTCGTGCAACGTGAACAACGCCGGGGAAACCGATATGATGCGATCATTATGGACCCTCCTTCCTACGGGCGCGGACCAAACGGTGAAACGTGGAAGCTGGAAGAAAGCCTGTATCCGTTTCTGGAATCCTGCATGAGCATCATTTCCGATCAACCATTGTTCATGCTAATTAACTCCTATACCACAGGGATTTCGCCTACCGTACTGCGCAACATGCTGAGTATGACGATGCAACAAAAGTACGGCGGTCAAATCAGCGCTGGTGAAATCGGATTGCCGATTACCCGCTCGGGGCTGAATCTGCCTTGTGGTATTCTCGGACGCTGGGAGGCTTAA
- a CDS encoding RluA family pseudouridine synthase — protein MTPDELTQHGHAQPNIPVLYEDNHVLAVVKPVNVPTQEDASGDPDLLSLLKEDLKIRHDKPGNVFLGLVHRLDRPVGGAMIFAKTSKAASRLSESVRGRSFRKMYVAVLNGVPTALQGRLTHHLLKDSRTNTVQVVRPGTAGSKEAILEYRVLGQADGLSLVQIELHTGRSHQIRVQMQAISCPLYGDQKYGGSLSRPGQQLALWSLLAGAPHPVSKENMSFHSFPPAQFPWSEWPKSLYESMIEAEN, from the coding sequence ATGACTCCAGATGAACTTACCCAGCACGGGCATGCCCAGCCGAATATCCCTGTTCTATATGAGGACAACCATGTTCTGGCTGTTGTAAAGCCTGTCAACGTTCCGACCCAAGAGGACGCCAGCGGTGATCCTGATCTGCTGTCTTTACTCAAGGAAGACCTCAAAATCAGACACGATAAGCCTGGTAATGTCTTTTTAGGACTGGTTCACAGACTGGATCGGCCTGTAGGCGGTGCCATGATCTTTGCCAAGACGTCCAAAGCTGCTTCCCGGCTGTCTGAGTCGGTTCGAGGTCGTAGTTTCCGCAAGATGTATGTAGCGGTTCTAAACGGTGTCCCCACGGCCTTACAAGGCCGTCTGACCCATCACCTGCTAAAGGACAGCCGCACTAACACTGTTCAGGTGGTTCGTCCCGGCACAGCTGGCTCCAAGGAGGCTATTTTGGAGTACCGCGTGCTTGGACAAGCAGATGGGCTCAGTCTTGTACAAATTGAGCTACACACCGGACGCTCGCATCAGATTCGTGTACAAATGCAGGCTATCAGCTGTCCTCTATACGGGGATCAAAAATACGGTGGCAGCCTGAGCCGCCCAGGTCAACAATTGGCGCTCTGGTCCCTGCTTGCCGGAGCACCGCATCCGGTTAGCAAGGAGAACATGAGCTTCCACTCGTTCCCTCCAGCCCAATTCCCATGGAGTGAGTGGCCTAAATCGCTTTATGAAAGCATGATCGAAGCTGAGAATTGA
- a CDS encoding DHA2 family efflux MFS transporter permease subunit: MTLPGNVRRAPIVAALLIGAFVAILNQTLISVALPKMMNDLNVDTNVAQWLSTGFMLVNGVLIPVTAFLIARFSTRKLFISAMIIFSIGTLLCAIAPSFSILLIGRLIQAAGAGIMMPLMMVVILNIYPIERRGRAMGTLGIAMGFAPAIGPTLSGYIVQHYDWRVLFWIILPISVISIAIGFIFLKNVTEQSKPKLDIPGIILSTLGFGGLLYGFSDAGTSGWGSIPVLSTLIVGTIALILFIVRQLKVDEPMLEFRIFKYDVYSLTTIINVIVTMALYAGMILLPIYLQNIRGFSPIESGMLMLPGAILMGFMSPVTGAIFDRIGARWLSVIGLLIMAVTTWEFTRLTETTTYMTLLANYTVRMFGMSLLMMPIQTAGLNQLPQRLNAHGTAMSNTLRMISGSIGTAILVTVMSTQSSNRLTNIVASEGLSVTDKAEMLAAGNQATIYGINSAFIIATLLSVTALILAFFIKNTNAQNARPRQQLVNSKKGQSVVSSS; the protein is encoded by the coding sequence ATGACACTACCAGGTAATGTACGCAGAGCACCCATTGTGGCCGCTCTGTTGATTGGCGCGTTTGTTGCGATTTTAAACCAGACGTTGATAAGTGTGGCTTTACCGAAAATGATGAATGATCTGAATGTAGATACCAATGTGGCTCAGTGGCTTAGTACGGGCTTTATGCTCGTGAACGGGGTATTGATCCCGGTGACCGCATTTTTGATTGCGCGTTTTTCCACTCGTAAATTGTTTATTAGTGCAATGATTATCTTTTCAATCGGCACGCTGTTGTGCGCTATTGCGCCGAGTTTTAGCATATTGCTGATCGGACGTCTCATTCAGGCCGCGGGTGCGGGGATTATGATGCCTTTAATGATGGTCGTTATCTTGAACATCTACCCAATTGAGCGTCGTGGCCGCGCAATGGGAACACTGGGGATTGCGATGGGTTTTGCTCCAGCCATTGGACCAACCTTATCCGGTTATATAGTCCAGCATTACGACTGGCGGGTACTGTTCTGGATCATCCTGCCGATTTCAGTGATTTCGATTGCGATCGGATTTATTTTTCTGAAAAATGTAACGGAGCAGTCCAAGCCTAAGTTGGACATTCCCGGCATCATTTTGTCTACGCTTGGTTTCGGTGGTCTGTTATATGGCTTTAGTGATGCAGGAACATCGGGCTGGGGAAGTATTCCGGTCCTGTCTACGCTTATTGTTGGGACGATCGCGCTGATTCTGTTTATTGTTCGCCAGCTGAAGGTTGATGAACCTATGCTGGAGTTCCGTATCTTCAAATATGATGTGTATAGCTTGACGACAATCATTAATGTCATTGTGACGATGGCTTTGTACGCCGGTATGATATTACTGCCGATTTATTTGCAAAATATTCGCGGCTTTTCACCGATTGAGTCCGGTATGCTGATGTTGCCGGGGGCAATTCTGATGGGGTTCATGTCTCCTGTAACCGGGGCTATTTTTGACCGGATCGGAGCGCGCTGGTTGTCTGTGATTGGATTGTTGATCATGGCTGTGACCACTTGGGAGTTCACACGCTTGACCGAAACAACGACCTATATGACACTGCTGGCTAATTATACGGTTCGGATGTTCGGGATGTCATTGCTGATGATGCCGATCCAAACGGCCGGGTTGAACCAGCTTCCACAACGATTGAATGCGCATGGTACGGCAATGAGTAATACACTGCGTATGATTTCCGGTTCAATCGGGACGGCAATTCTGGTGACGGTGATGTCGACTCAAAGCAGCAACCGTCTGACGAATATTGTTGCATCTGAGGGATTATCTGTTACAGATAAAGCAGAGATGCTGGCAGCAGGCAATCAGGCTACGATTTACGGTATCAACTCAGCCTTTATCATTGCGACGCTGTTGAGTGTGACGGCCCTGATTTTGGCGTTTTTCATCAAGAATACGAATGCTCAAAACGCTCGGCCCCGTCAGCAGTTGGTGAACAGTAAGAAAGGGCAGTCTGTGGTCTCCTCGTCATAA
- a CDS encoding MarR family transcriptional regulator: protein MSDREEDKLEVYRIIQSIREVNKTIFYAFWNEEQHLDLTAVQHMALAILNKRPNIGLTELADIAHMGCSSMSGVVDRLTKAGYIARGRHEHDRRSLVLTLTPEGKDIMQKVDAMWMERVLPILDIPKEHLDMVLDIHKQMIMKLTPKGMNQLEQSSNDTTR from the coding sequence GTGAGTGACAGAGAGGAAGACAAACTTGAGGTGTACCGGATTATTCAGTCGATAAGGGAGGTTAACAAAACGATATTTTATGCCTTCTGGAATGAGGAGCAGCATTTGGATCTGACAGCCGTTCAGCATATGGCTTTGGCGATTCTGAATAAACGACCCAATATCGGGTTAACTGAGCTGGCAGACATAGCCCATATGGGGTGTAGCTCCATGAGCGGGGTGGTTGACCGCTTGACCAAGGCAGGATATATCGCTCGTGGACGGCATGAGCATGATCGCAGATCCTTAGTGCTGACGCTTACGCCGGAAGGAAAAGACATCATGCAAAAAGTAGACGCCATGTGGATGGAGCGCGTCTTGCCCATTCTGGACATCCCGAAGGAGCATCTGGACATGGTCCTGGATATCCATAAACAAATGATAATGAAATTGACACCGAAGGGAATGAATCAACTTGAGCAGTCCTCAAATGACACTACCAGGTAA
- a CDS encoding MarR family transcriptional regulator codes for MQTTEFAKIWSRMAKDYKVHMEQQLAPSLTEAQLTVLEVLNEYGRMKPSQLIPYLATTPAAVTMLLDRMERNRLVTRFRDVKDRRIVWIVISDQGREEAERGLQIRDDFLGSALNRISQHNQNLLVYLLGKITTKTKTSASANEAKGVKEQIERAE; via the coding sequence ATGCAAACGACCGAATTTGCGAAAATCTGGTCCAGAATGGCTAAGGATTACAAGGTTCATATGGAGCAGCAGTTGGCTCCATCATTGACTGAGGCCCAGCTTACGGTGCTGGAGGTTCTGAACGAATACGGCCGCATGAAACCGTCTCAACTGATCCCGTATCTCGCAACCACACCTGCGGCGGTTACGATGCTGCTAGACCGGATGGAGCGGAATCGCCTGGTCACCCGCTTTAGAGACGTAAAGGATCGCAGAATCGTATGGATTGTCATTTCGGATCAAGGAAGAGAAGAAGCGGAACGGGGATTGCAAATAAGGGATGATTTTCTGGGCTCTGCACTAAACCGCATTTCGCAGCATAATCAAAATCTGCTGGTTTATTTGTTAGGTAAAATCACCACAAAAACGAAAACTTCTGCATCGGCAAACGAGGCAAAGGGAGTAAAGGAACAAATAGAGCGAGCGGAGTAA